From a region of the Argiope bruennichi chromosome 8, qqArgBrue1.1, whole genome shotgun sequence genome:
- the LOC129981505 gene encoding lactosylceramide 4-alpha-galactosyltransferase-like isoform X1 — MKTPLIKPLLKDGRTRMAFRAKYWLVAVCTVVCLTVLLVYRFILTEDAIDMAFHYGTSNIKCGANTKLLETIDRIECIEENPIFFLETSNSPRISARGSCAVESAAKHHPDRQVRVLFSSPTVLDLTDPFMKSLTQLSNVQLLRMDMALLVEDTPLWHWYKKGKWKSSPFRTVHVSDALRLSIIWKYGGIYLDTDVVVLRSLSHLHNTTTTDNGKNLGSAFLAFEPYHPLLQATITDFATSYTPSDFASNGPVLLNKHFKQRCHVELVDELYKGGENTCDVDVLPYKSTYPIDYKDWREYFKPQETLNETAFDSCFIIHVWNYLSHGGMLVVGQNSLYEVVMKRHCPKVYELIKKVGFA, encoded by the exons ATGAAAACTCCGTTAATAAAGCCGTTGTTAAAAG ATGGAAGGACACGCATGGCGTTCAGGGCGAAATATTGGCTAGTAGCTGTTTGTACTGTTGTCTGTCTGACTGTCTTATTAGTATATCGCTTCATACTAACAG AAGATGCTATCGATATGGCATTCCATTATGGTACTTCCAATATCAAATGCGGGGCAAATACAAAACTTTTGGAAACTATcg atcGCATCGAGTGTATCGAAGAAAACCCCATCTTCTTCTTGGAAACTTCTAATTCTCCACGAATCTCAGCTCGTGGTTCTTGTGCTGTCGAGTCGGCTGCTAAACACCACCCCGATCGACAGGTGAGGGTCCTCTTTTCTTCCCCGACAGTACTTGACTTGACAGATCCTTTTATGAAGTCCCTAACACAGCTGAGCAACGTCCAGCTGCTCAGAATGGATATGGCTCTCCTGGTGGAAGACACTCCTCTCTGGCATTGGTATAAGAAAGGGAAGTGGAAGTCCAGCCCTTTCAGG ACTGTACATGTGAGTGACGCTCTTCGTCTGAGCATTATATGGAAGTACGGTGGTATATACTTAGACACTGACGTCGTGGTACTTCGATCTCTCTCCCACCTTCACAACACCACCACCACAGACAATGGTAAGAATCTCGGATCTGCCTTCCTCGCCTTCGAACCCTATCACCCTCTACTACAAGCCACCATTACAGACTTTGCTACATCCTACACCCCCTCCGATTTCGCCAGTAATGGACCTGTCCTACTGAACAAGCATTTCAAGCAGCGCTGCCATGTAGAGCTAGTCGATGAGCTCTATAAAGGGGGTGAAAACACCTGCGACGTGGATGTTCTCCCCTACAAATCAACTTATCCCATCGATTACAAAGACTGGCGGGAATATTTTAAGCCCCAAGAGACGCTGAATGAAACAGCATTCGATTCCTGCTTTATAATTCACGTGTGGAACTATCTCAGTCATGGAGGAATGCTAGTAGTTGGACAAAACAGCTTGTACGAAGTTGTGATGAAAAGACATTGCCCGAAAGTGTATGAGTTGATAAAAAAAGTTGGCTTCGCTTGA
- the LOC129981505 gene encoding lactosylceramide 4-alpha-galactosyltransferase-like isoform X2, whose product MKTPLIKPLLKDGRTRMAFRAKYWLVAVCTVVCLTVLLVYRFILTEDAIDMAFHYGTSNIKCGANTKLLETIDRIECIEENPIFFLETSNSPRISARGSCAVESAAKHHPDRQTVHVSDALRLSIIWKYGGIYLDTDVVVLRSLSHLHNTTTTDNGKNLGSAFLAFEPYHPLLQATITDFATSYTPSDFASNGPVLLNKHFKQRCHVELVDELYKGGENTCDVDVLPYKSTYPIDYKDWREYFKPQETLNETAFDSCFIIHVWNYLSHGGMLVVGQNSLYEVVMKRHCPKVYELIKKVGFA is encoded by the exons ATGAAAACTCCGTTAATAAAGCCGTTGTTAAAAG ATGGAAGGACACGCATGGCGTTCAGGGCGAAATATTGGCTAGTAGCTGTTTGTACTGTTGTCTGTCTGACTGTCTTATTAGTATATCGCTTCATACTAACAG AAGATGCTATCGATATGGCATTCCATTATGGTACTTCCAATATCAAATGCGGGGCAAATACAAAACTTTTGGAAACTATcg atcGCATCGAGTGTATCGAAGAAAACCCCATCTTCTTCTTGGAAACTTCTAATTCTCCACGAATCTCAGCTCGTGGTTCTTGTGCTGTCGAGTCGGCTGCTAAACACCACCCCGATCGACAG ACTGTACATGTGAGTGACGCTCTTCGTCTGAGCATTATATGGAAGTACGGTGGTATATACTTAGACACTGACGTCGTGGTACTTCGATCTCTCTCCCACCTTCACAACACCACCACCACAGACAATGGTAAGAATCTCGGATCTGCCTTCCTCGCCTTCGAACCCTATCACCCTCTACTACAAGCCACCATTACAGACTTTGCTACATCCTACACCCCCTCCGATTTCGCCAGTAATGGACCTGTCCTACTGAACAAGCATTTCAAGCAGCGCTGCCATGTAGAGCTAGTCGATGAGCTCTATAAAGGGGGTGAAAACACCTGCGACGTGGATGTTCTCCCCTACAAATCAACTTATCCCATCGATTACAAAGACTGGCGGGAATATTTTAAGCCCCAAGAGACGCTGAATGAAACAGCATTCGATTCCTGCTTTATAATTCACGTGTGGAACTATCTCAGTCATGGAGGAATGCTAGTAGTTGGACAAAACAGCTTGTACGAAGTTGTGATGAAAAGACATTGCCCGAAAGTGTATGAGTTGATAAAAAAAGTTGGCTTCGCTTGA